In the genome of Palaemon carinicauda isolate YSFRI2023 chromosome 13, ASM3689809v2, whole genome shotgun sequence, one region contains:
- the LOC137652146 gene encoding bis(5'-adenosyl)-triphosphatase enpp4-like isoform X2, producing the protein MALKWLYCVLVVIVLNKICLSTADKPRTVGDNGDRRLILVISLDGFSHRYIQNFTLENLSRVYARGSSPESFRNQFVTKTYPNHFTVAAGVYEEVHGVIANTVLDPVSKRKLGIEDEGFFTQNPEIYPIWTLNEANGGHSGCIMWPGCSATYHGRNLTFYDPYKPKKDLKESISLAFQWFNNAETPANLVFLYHEQPDASGHAYGPDSPKILEELLKIDRAIGFLFQLVTLNNLQEHLDIIILSDHGMSSIPEANIIDLSTIVDSSLYTFTGNSPVLNVWPDNDHQIDVYLKLVDGEKKYNYSVFRKEAIPEDWHYKKNNRVSPILLIADEGYVFQDFHDVIDFYKNENWPDLTDVHGDHGYPTYVQSMEPIFVALGPSFKRRFQAPPFSNVDVYPLLCHLLSISPGPTNGTLENISAILAVPISSLIQPLLIALGLATVYFSIHHCR; encoded by the exons ACAGCAGATAAACCCAGGACGGTTGGTGATAATGGTGATCGTCGCCTGATATTGGTGATATCTTTGGATGGTTTCAGTCACCGCTACATTCAGAATTTCACCCTGGAAAATCTCTCTAGGGTTTATGCCAGAGGAAGTTCGCCAGAGAGTTTCAG GAACCAATTCGTGACTAAAACATATCCAAATCACTTCACTGTAGCAGCTGGAGTCTACGAAGAGGTCCATGGTGTTATAGCGAATACTGTTTTAGACCCCGTTTCAAAACGGAAACTTGGAATTGAAGACGAAGGGTTTTTTACTCAGAACCCAGAGATATATCCCATATGG ACTCTTAACGAAGCAAATGGCGGCCACAGCGGATGTATTATGTGGCCAGGATGCAGTGCTACATACCACGGGCGAAATTTAACTTTTTATGATCCTTATAAGCCAAAAAAGGATTTAAAAGAAAGCATTAGCCTTGCTTTCCAGTGGTTCAATAATGCCGAGACTCCAGCCAACCTCGTCTTTCTTTATCATGAACAACCCGATGCATCGGGACATGCGTATGGCCCAGATTCTCCAAAAATTTTAGAGGAACTCTTGAAG ATTGATAGAGCGATTGGATTTTTGTTCCAACTGGTAACTCTCAATAATCTACAAGAACATCTGGATATTATAATCTTGAGTGATCATGGCATGAGTAGTATACCAGAAGCAAATATCATAGACTTGAGCACTATTGTTGATTCTTCCTTGTATACATTCACTGGAAACTCACCTGTACTAAATGTGTGGCCAGATAACG atcaccaGATAGATGTTTACTTAAAACTTGTGGATGGGGAGAAAAAATACAACTACTCCGTATTTCGAAAGGAAGCAATACCAGAAGATTGGCATTATAAAAAGAACAATCGTGTTAGCCCCATTCTTTTGATTGCTGATGAAGGATatgtttttcaagattttcatgatgtcattgacttttataagaATGAAAATTGGCCTGATT TGACAGACGTGCACGGGGACCACGGTTATCCTACTTATGTCCAAAGCATGGAACCCATATTCGTTGCTTTGGGCCCTTCTTTCAAACGGAGATTCCAAGCACCACCTTTCAGTAATGTGGACGTTTACCCACTCCTGTGTCACCTGCTCTCCATCTCTCCAGGTCCCACCAATGGAACTCTGGAAAATATTTCTGCCATATTGGCAGTCCCCATCTCTTCATTAATCCAGCCTCTTCTTATTGCACTTG GACTTGCTACCGTTTACTTCTCGATTCATCACTGTCGGTAA